A window of the Aerosakkonema funiforme FACHB-1375 genome harbors these coding sequences:
- a CDS encoding ShlB/FhaC/HecB family hemolysin secretion/activation protein: MHPKNHTKNLKLKETNKTKEKQNLSLLPFAAVTGQTLGTLLPSNAASYLALSLVALIGSLYAEGLKAQTLTPNPSQVPNPVLPTPPTPPPLPPLPTPAPLPPPSELLQPSTPSNTAPTEPAPSDLPSTIKVERFEFEGNTALSDRELAEVTKPFLGDVSFAQLLQARSAVTQLYVSKGYITSGAFIPPQALNGGVVKIQVVEGVVEEIRVTGTGRLNANYVRSRVALGADKPLNVNRLLQSLQLLQLNPLIRNISAELSAGSRPGSSVLEVTVRPAPTEDLQITFDNGRSPSVGTLRRGVAFTEANLLGQGDALALSYANTTGSHEFDASYTYPINARNGTLRFSFGYTKSSIIEEPFDQVDIEAASRDYELTYRQPIIQTPTQEFAVGVTASRRESKTFLLDEPFQLSPGADDEGRTRISAIRVFQEWTQRSSQSVFAARSQFNFGIGAFDASINESYPDSRFVGWRGQAQWLRLLGGRGRDTTNSPLLLLRADMQLADRALLPLEQFGLGGFESVRGYRQDALLTDNGVFASAEVRFPIYRLSEGRGLLQVIPFVDVGKVWNSSGRVNPETNNLASVGVGVQWQMGDRMRARIDYGIPLIDLGGEERTLQEKGLYFSLQFNPF; the protein is encoded by the coding sequence ATGCACCCCAAAAACCACACTAAAAACTTAAAACTTAAGGAAACTAACAAGACAAAAGAAAAACAAAATCTTTCTCTTTTGCCTTTTGCCGCCGTAACCGGGCAAACCTTGGGAACGCTTTTACCTTCTAACGCTGCATCCTATCTCGCCTTAAGTCTGGTAGCCTTAATCGGCAGTTTGTACGCTGAAGGGCTGAAAGCACAGACTCTGACACCAAATCCCAGCCAAGTACCGAATCCGGTGCTTCCCACTCCGCCAACACCGCCGCCTTTACCGCCACTACCAACGCCCGCACCGCTACCACCACCTTCCGAACTGCTGCAACCATCAACTCCCTCAAATACGGCACCTACAGAACCTGCCCCCAGTGACCTTCCCAGTACCATCAAAGTGGAACGGTTCGAGTTCGAGGGCAATACAGCCTTGAGCGATCGAGAATTAGCTGAAGTTACTAAACCATTTCTGGGCGATGTTTCCTTTGCCCAGCTGCTGCAAGCGCGTTCTGCGGTAACGCAACTGTACGTCAGCAAGGGATACATCACATCTGGTGCTTTTATTCCACCCCAAGCACTCAACGGCGGCGTTGTCAAGATTCAGGTGGTGGAAGGTGTTGTGGAAGAAATCCGAGTTACCGGTACTGGGCGGTTGAATGCTAACTATGTGCGATCGCGGGTTGCCTTGGGTGCAGATAAGCCGCTGAATGTCAACCGCCTGCTGCAATCTCTGCAACTGCTGCAACTCAATCCCTTAATCAGAAATATTTCCGCAGAACTTTCAGCGGGATCGCGTCCCGGATCTAGTGTACTGGAAGTGACAGTACGACCAGCCCCAACCGAAGACCTTCAGATCACTTTCGATAACGGTCGTTCGCCTAGCGTGGGTACTTTACGGCGAGGAGTGGCGTTTACCGAAGCTAACTTGCTGGGACAGGGAGATGCTTTGGCCTTGTCCTATGCCAATACTACCGGCAGTCACGAATTCGATGCCAGCTATACTTATCCCATCAACGCCCGTAACGGCACCCTCCGTTTCAGCTTTGGTTACACAAAAAGCAGTATCATCGAAGAACCTTTCGACCAAGTTGATATTGAGGCGGCTTCCCGCGACTACGAACTGACATACCGCCAACCAATTATTCAAACTCCTACTCAAGAATTCGCCGTGGGTGTGACCGCTTCTCGGCGAGAAAGCAAGACTTTCCTTTTAGATGAGCCTTTCCAGCTTTCTCCCGGTGCGGATGACGAGGGGCGCACGCGCATTTCGGCGATCCGGGTTTTCCAAGAATGGACGCAGCGAAGCAGTCAATCTGTATTCGCCGCTCGATCGCAGTTCAATTTTGGCATAGGTGCTTTTGACGCCTCGATTAACGAAAGCTATCCAGATAGCCGATTTGTCGGTTGGCGGGGACAGGCGCAATGGTTGCGTCTGCTGGGAGGACGAGGAAGAGATACGACTAATTCCCCTTTGCTGTTGCTGCGTGCAGATATGCAGTTAGCCGATCGCGCTCTTTTACCATTAGAGCAGTTTGGTTTGGGTGGTTTTGAAAGCGTGCGCGGATATCGTCAAGACGCCTTACTCACGGATAATGGCGTTTTTGCTTCTGCGGAAGTCCGCTTTCCCATTTATCGCCTCTCGGAAGGGCGCGGTCTTTTGCAAGTCATTCCGTTTGTGGATGTCGGTAAAGTATGGAACAGTTCTGGCAGAGTCAATCCAGAAACCAATAACCTAGCATCTGTCGGTGTGGGGGTACAGTGGCAAATGGGCGATCGGATGCGAGCTCGTATAGATTACGGTATCCCCCTGATCGATCTCGGTGGTGAGGAAAGGACTTTGCAGGAAAAGGGATTGTATTTCTCGTTGCAGTTCAATCCCTTTTAG